A single region of the Marispirochaeta aestuarii genome encodes:
- a CDS encoding efflux RND transporter periplasmic adaptor subunit, whose protein sequence is MIQKHKALWIMAIILLMVLAGCSAGGSIGKTEGKPAAEKPVAVRVEKPRITSLERRISYIGTVYARQEVPIIARVQGTLAELPFREGESFSRDEILAMLDSPELGAAVERLEAEVDYWGRRHTTDKNLVAKGALAPEQADSSERAIRSARASLDEAKAQLAKTVVTAPFDGTVLDWPAEIGQPVMPGQPLILIGDESREIKVDVVEEDLERGIGIGTQVELHINNGPSVAASVSAISPAASGQSRTFSVTIPIPDTNLAKGLWRKGASIRTEFIVQRQVDVVAVPTRALADRDSNPHLFVITGETAHRVDIEPGISQEGWVAVDFDWNGQDFVAVTNLSSLQNGAPVYAVNAERSR, encoded by the coding sequence ATGATACAAAAGCATAAAGCGCTGTGGATTATGGCAATTATACTATTGATGGTCCTCGCCGGATGTTCCGCCGGAGGCAGTATCGGAAAGACGGAAGGGAAACCTGCCGCGGAAAAGCCGGTAGCCGTCCGGGTGGAAAAACCCAGGATTACCAGCCTTGAACGACGTATTTCATACATAGGGACGGTATACGCTCGTCAGGAGGTACCCATAATCGCCCGGGTACAGGGTACCCTGGCGGAACTCCCTTTTCGTGAAGGTGAATCGTTTTCACGTGATGAGATACTGGCGATGCTCGATTCTCCTGAATTGGGAGCGGCGGTGGAACGACTCGAGGCCGAGGTCGACTACTGGGGCCGCAGGCATACAACAGACAAAAACCTGGTGGCAAAGGGGGCATTGGCACCTGAACAGGCCGATTCCAGCGAGCGGGCTATTCGCAGCGCCAGGGCAAGTCTCGACGAAGCGAAGGCTCAGCTGGCAAAAACGGTCGTAACTGCACCTTTCGATGGTACGGTTCTGGACTGGCCGGCGGAAATAGGGCAGCCGGTTATGCCCGGCCAGCCGCTCATCCTGATCGGAGACGAGTCCCGGGAAATCAAAGTCGATGTGGTTGAGGAGGACCTCGAACGGGGTATAGGTATTGGTACTCAAGTGGAACTTCATATAAACAACGGCCCGTCGGTGGCGGCCAGTGTGTCAGCTATATCACCGGCGGCCAGCGGCCAGTCTCGAACTTTCTCTGTGACAATACCTATACCTGATACGAACCTTGCAAAAGGCTTGTGGCGCAAGGGAGCCTCCATCCGTACCGAGTTTATTGTCCAGCGTCAGGTCGATGTTGTCGCCGTGCCGACCCGGGCGCTTGCTGATCGCGACAGCAACCCCCACCTCTTTGTCATCACCGGAGAAACGGCTCATCGAGTCGATATTGAACCGGGGATAAGCCAGGAGGGATGGGTAGCGGTTGATTTTGACTGGAACGGGCAGGATTTCGTGGCCGTCACCAACCTCAGCAGTCTGCAGAACGGGGCGCCTGTCTATGCCGTCAACGCCGAAAGGAGCAGGTAA